The genomic window TACTCATTTAGCCTATGAAGAAAACCAAGCATTTTTAGTTGTAGTGACAAAAGAAAGCAACTTACGGTTAGTAGTAGGGCAAAAAATTAATAGCTCATCCAACAAAAAAAGCCACTGCATAAAGACAGATGAAAGGATTATAAATGAACTCATTATAAAAGGTACTGAAGGAAAAACGGAAAGAATTGCGGTTTTAACCGGTTATAGTTCATCTTATTCTGAGTCTGAACAAGATAAGACTAATATTAAACAATTAGGAGAGACGTTACAAGAAGTAGAGAAAATGGGCTATGAAAAACTTAAAGAGAAGCACTTGAAAACGATGGATTCTTTTTGGGAGCAAAGCGACATTCAAATTAAAGGCGACGATTTATTACAAAAAGGACTGCGTTTTAATTTATTTCATTTAAATCAAGCAGCGGGACGTGACGGGTTAACTAATATTCCAGCTAAAGGACTAACTGGTGACGGGTATGAAGGTCATTATTTCTGGGATACAGAAATGTATATGCTTCCCTTTTTTGTTTATACTCAACCTAAAACTGCCAAGTCGTTACTCTTATATCGCTATTCTATTTTAGAAAAAGCAAGAAATCGAGCTAGAGAAATGGGAGTTGAACAAGGAGTCTTATTCCCATGGCGGACAATCAATGGAGAAGAATGTAGTGCTTATTATCCAGCAGGTACAGCACAGTTTCATATTAATGCTGATATTGCCTACGGAGTAAAGCTGTATTTAGAAGCTACAAACGACAAAGATTTCAGATACGCTGAAGGATTCGAGATTTTAGTTGAAACAGCTCGATTTTGGATGGAGTTTGGAGATTACATCCCTGGAAAAGAGAACACGTTTTGTATTAATGGCGTGACTGGTCCGGATGAATATACTGCTCTTGTTAATAATAATTATTACACTAATCGTATGGTGAAAACAAATTTAGAATACGCTGCTAAACTAGCTAAAGAAATGTTAAGTCGACCAAAAAAAGAATTAATTGAGAAAACCAAAACAATAGTTGTTGAAAAAAATGAAATTCAGCTTTGGGAAAACGCTGCAAAAAAAATGAATTCACCGTTTGACGAAGAAAAACAATTAACGAAACAAGACGATACATTTTTTGATAAAACGGTATGGGACTTTGAAAACACGCCTAAAGAAAAATATCCTTTGCTACAGCATTATCATCCATTAATGATTTATCGTTACCAAGTCAACAAACAAGCAGATGTTGTATTAGCGCAATTGCTGCACTCTAAACAAATTTCACAAGAACAAAAAACTCGGGATTATCATTATTATGAAGCAATCACAACCCATGATTCTTCTTTATCCAGATCTGTTTTTGGAATGATGGCAAGCGAAATAGGTGAAAAAGAAAAAGCGTATCGTTACTTCATGGATACAGCTTTAATGGATCTTACTGATCAACAAGGAAATACAAAAGACGGCATTCACGCTGCTAATATGGGTGGGACGTGGATGAGCATGGTGTATGGATTTGCAGGAGTAGCATTACAAGAAGACGAATTATCTTTTTCTCCTCGGTTACCTAAAGAATGGCAAGAGTTGAGTTTTAAAATTCATTTTAGGGGTAGTAGGCTTAAGGTTACATTATCTGGAAGACAAACGGTGTATGAATTACTATCAGGTGAAAAGTTAA from Carnobacterium iners includes these protein-coding regions:
- a CDS encoding glycoside hydrolase family 65 protein; protein product: MDQLLKGTEWEIWEENIEPDLIRHNETLFSLGNGHIGTRGSLEEGFLNKKFIINEGTYANGFFETAPIIYGETAYGYAKNAQTICQIPNGKEMSFAIDGEWFQLETGTVSKHKRILNMKEGILKRSFTWESSDGKVIDVAIERFISYDIPEILAVSYQLTPVNFTGELTFKTCVDGKVSLPSTVETLIDDPRVIKREKLDFRTHLAYEENQAFLVVVTKESNLRLVVGQKINSSSNKKSHCIKTDERIINELIIKGTEGKTERIAVLTGYSSSYSESEQDKTNIKQLGETLQEVEKMGYEKLKEKHLKTMDSFWEQSDIQIKGDDLLQKGLRFNLFHLNQAAGRDGLTNIPAKGLTGDGYEGHYFWDTEMYMLPFFVYTQPKTAKSLLLYRYSILEKARNRAREMGVEQGVLFPWRTINGEECSAYYPAGTAQFHINADIAYGVKLYLEATNDKDFRYAEGFEILVETARFWMEFGDYIPGKENTFCINGVTGPDEYTALVNNNYYTNRMVKTNLEYAAKLAKEMLSRPKKELIEKTKTIVVEKNEIQLWENAAKKMNSPFDEEKQLTKQDDTFFDKTVWDFENTPKEKYPLLQHYHPLMIYRYQVNKQADVVLAQLLHSKQISQEQKTRDYHYYEAITTHDSSLSRSVFGMMASEIGEKEKAYRYFMDTALMDLTDQQGNTKDGIHAANMGGTWMSMVYGFAGVALQEDELSFSPRLPKEWQELSFKIHFRGSRLKVTLSGRQTVYELLSGEKLIFRHHNKKVSLEETLTIRNED